A genomic stretch from Candidatus Campbellbacteria bacterium includes:
- a CDS encoding DUF262 domain-containing protein, whose product MNTTLKTNITVEDICKGFEYNELEGKGLFGLSGKLTIQPEYQRNYLYASDGGEKEAAVIESVLKGYPIGLIYFNKTSGSKFEVLDGQQRITSLGRFIGEKFAIKDQGGMEQYFSGLAKDKKEKILQTKLLIYECEGTESEIKEWFKTINIKGIPLNEQELLNAIYSGPFVTLGKKEFSNSQNINIEKWNAYVRGSADRQAFFERALDWVSKGKIDEYMSRHRYDENINELKKHFNKVIDWVSGMFVDVEKEMQGLEWGRLYEEYHKKKYDSKKISKEVQKLYGDPYVKSRKGIFEYVLGGSKDTKLLDVRLFDDAGKKEVYNKQTAEAKKKKISNCSYCAIGHDAKKDKIWDFKEMDADHVTPWSNGGKTDIKNCEMLCKPHNQAKGNS is encoded by the coding sequence ATGAATACAACCTTAAAAACCAATATTACTGTTGAAGATATCTGCAAAGGATTTGAGTATAACGAACTTGAAGGCAAGGGTCTATTTGGTTTGTCTGGTAAACTAACCATTCAGCCAGAGTATCAGCGCAATTATCTCTATGCCTCTGATGGTGGTGAAAAAGAGGCTGCTGTAATTGAATCAGTTCTAAAAGGATACCCAATAGGATTGATTTATTTTAATAAAACAAGTGGTAGCAAATTTGAGGTTTTAGACGGTCAACAGCGAATAACAAGCCTTGGAAGATTTATAGGTGAAAAATTTGCTATAAAAGATCAAGGTGGAATGGAACAATATTTTAGCGGTCTTGCAAAAGACAAAAAAGAGAAAATTTTGCAAACGAAGTTACTTATTTATGAATGTGAAGGAACAGAGAGTGAAATAAAAGAATGGTTTAAGACCATAAATATTAAAGGAATCCCACTCAACGAACAGGAGTTATTAAATGCAATCTATTCTGGACCTTTTGTCACATTGGGCAAAAAAGAATTTAGTAATAGTCAAAATATAAATATAGAAAAATGGAATGCTTATGTAAGAGGTAGTGCAGATAGACAAGCATTTTTTGAGAGAGCATTGGACTGGGTGAGTAAAGGAAAGATTGACGAATATATGAGTCGCCATCGCTATGATGAGAATATTAATGAGTTGAAGAAACATTTTAATAAAGTGATTGACTGGGTCTCAGGCATGTTTGTAGATGTTGAAAAGGAAATGCAAGGACTGGAATGGGGGCGTTTGTATGAAGAATATCATAAGAAAAAATATGATTCAAAGAAAATATCAAAAGAAGTTCAAAAACTTTATGGTGATCCTTATGTTAAAAGTCGGAAAGGTATTTTTGAGTATGTTCTTGGTGGCTCAAAAGATACTAAATTACTTGATGTGCGTTTGTTTGATGATGCAGGCAAAAAAGAAGTTTACAATAAACAAACCGCTGAAGCCAAAAAGAAAAAGATATCAAATTGTTCTTATTGTGCTATTGGGCACGATGCTAAAAAAGATAAAATATGGGATTTTAAAGAAATGGATGCCGACCATGTAACACCTTGGAGTAATGGTGGTAAAACTGATATCAAAAATTGTGAGATGTTATGCAAACCTCACAATCAAGCAAAAGGAAACAGTTAA
- a CDS encoding adenine-specific methyltransferase EcoRI family protein — translation MAKSSNKNLRNAARNKKDEFYTQFNDIQKEIEAYLDYNIDTFRDKVVYCNCDDPYESNFFRYFVLNFGRLGLKRLITTSYKPSPIANTQLELFGDDKTLTPKKGRPKITANRFMIINEVGDIDDDGEFNLKDVALLLRQNKNNEWKPLEENGDFRSDECIELLKQADIVVTNPPFSLFREFVAHLMEYDKKFLILGNSNAITYKEIFPLIKDNKLWLGYSIHSGDVEFRVPNYYEVRSSSLRIDEKGNKYIRVPSIRWFTNLDHGRRHQPLSLMTARDNKKFNKQLRKKENSYQNYDNYNAIEVPYTNAIPSDYNGVMGVPITFLDKYNPDQFEILGNSNVKGEREHLMNNTKSATDCTYIKGKPQYARILIKHKK, via the coding sequence ATGGCAAAATCTTCAAACAAAAATCTAAGAAATGCTGCAAGAAACAAGAAAGATGAATTTTATACTCAATTTAATGATATTCAAAAAGAAATTGAAGCATATTTAGATTATAATATTGATACTTTTAGAGACAAAGTTGTATATTGCAATTGTGATGACCCTTATGAGAGTAATTTCTTTCGTTATTTTGTGCTCAATTTTGGGAGGCTTGGATTAAAACGACTAATAACCACTAGTTACAAACCTTCGCCAATAGCAAATACGCAACTAGAATTGTTTGGGGATGATAAAACATTAACACCCAAAAAAGGTCGTCCAAAAATAACAGCCAATAGATTTATGATTATAAATGAAGTTGGCGATATAGACGACGATGGCGAGTTTAACTTAAAAGACGTTGCTTTATTATTGAGACAAAATAAAAACAATGAATGGAAACCCTTGGAAGAAAACGGCGATTTTAGAAGTGATGAATGCATTGAATTATTAAAACAAGCAGACATAGTAGTTACAAATCCTCCGTTTTCTTTATTTAGAGAGTTTGTTGCACATTTAATGGAATACGATAAGAAATTTCTAATACTGGGAAATTCTAATGCTATTACCTATAAAGAAATATTTCCGCTGATTAAAGATAATAAATTATGGCTTGGTTATAGTATACATAGCGGTGATGTTGAATTTAGAGTGCCAAATTATTATGAGGTTAGAAGTAGTAGTTTAAGGATTGATGAAAAAGGAAATAAATATATCAGAGTCCCAAGTATAAGATGGTTCACAAATCTTGATCATGGTCGTCGACATCAACCACTATCACTTATGACGGCGAGAGATAATAAAAAATTTAACAAACAATTACGAAAAAAAGAAAATAGTTATCAAAATTATGATAACTATAATGCAATTGAGGTACCTTATACAAACGCAATTCCAAGCGATTATAATGGTGTGATGGGAGTTCCAATTACTTTTCTTGATAAATATAATCCAGACCAATTTGAAATATTGGGAAATTCTAATGTGAAAGGGGAAAGAGAGCATTTAATGAATAATACAAAAAGCGCAACAGATTGCACTTATATAAAAGGTAAACCACAATATGCACGCATATTAATAAAACACAAAAAATGA